In Saccopteryx leptura isolate mSacLep1 chromosome 11, mSacLep1_pri_phased_curated, whole genome shotgun sequence, the following proteins share a genomic window:
- the MRO gene encoding protein maestro isoform X2: protein MILFIQNIQHSSMDQTQRSIMGQPHSISTTQPKKKRTSVMSFFSKVSWKLRFQKREPLKNVFFILAERARDPSAKKRHLAMRGLGTVACEHPDKVRKYKKMVLDLLVHGLYDPMSSEVIHESMKTLTIILGKIQGKGLGSFFIDITLQTRTLLDDENDSLRYSAFVLFGQLAAFAGWKWKKFFTNQVKQTEVTLLIHLRDRNPQVAKACKTTFRACSPYLRQRKEHSFQGEEDQRNPKLCRQLSHYHPELLQYFYANKIL from the exons ATGAttctatttatacaaaatatccAGCACAG ttccatgGATCAAACACAGAGGAGCATCATGGGCCAGCCCCATTCCATCTCTACCACGCAGCCCAAGAAGAAAAGGACATCAGTGATGTCTTTCTTTTCCAAG GTCTCTTGGAAACTGAGGTTCCAAAAACGGGAGCCTCTGAAGAATGTGTTTTTCATCTTGGCAGAAAGAGCCCGAGACCCCAGTGCTAAAAAGCGTCACCTGGCAATGAGAGGCCTGGGAACCGTGGCCTGTGAGCACCCCGACAAG gtgagaaaatataagaaaatggtcCTAGACCTGCTGGTGCATGGGTTGTATGATCCCATGAGTTCTGAAGTCATCCATGAGAGTATGAAGACTCTGACCATCATCCTGGGCAAGATCCAAGGGAAAGGTTTGGGCTCCTTCTTCATAGACATCACTCTGCAGACCAGGACTCTGTTAGATGAT GAGAATGACAGCCTGAGATACTCAGCCTTTGTCTTGTTTGGGCAattggctgcctttgctgggtgGAAATGGAAGAAATTTTTCACCAATCAAGTTAAGCAGACCGAAGTGACCCTCCTGATCCATTTACGGGATAGAAACCCCCAGGTTGCCAAG GCTTGCAAAACCACCTTTCGGGCCTGTTCTCCCTacctgagacagaggaaggaacacAGCTTCCAGGGTGAAGAGGATCAAAGGAACCCCAAGCTCTGCCGGCAGCTG AGCCACTACCATCCAGAGCTCCTGCAGTACTTCTACGCAAATAAGATTCTGTAA
- the MRO gene encoding protein maestro isoform X3 — MDQTQRSIMGQPHSISTTQPKKKRTSVMSFFSKVSWKLRFQKREPLKNVFFILAERARDPSAKKRHLAMRGLGTVACEHPDKVRKYKKMVLDLLVHGLYDPMSSEVIHESMKTLTIILGKIQGKGLGSFFIDITLQTRTLLDDENDSLRYSAFVLFGQLAAFAGWKWKKFFTNQVKQTEVTLLIHLRDRNPQVAKACKTTFRACSPYLRQRKEHSFQGEEDQRNPKLCRQLSHYHPELLQYFYANKIL; from the exons atgGATCAAACACAGAGGAGCATCATGGGCCAGCCCCATTCCATCTCTACCACGCAGCCCAAGAAGAAAAGGACATCAGTGATGTCTTTCTTTTCCAAG GTCTCTTGGAAACTGAGGTTCCAAAAACGGGAGCCTCTGAAGAATGTGTTTTTCATCTTGGCAGAAAGAGCCCGAGACCCCAGTGCTAAAAAGCGTCACCTGGCAATGAGAGGCCTGGGAACCGTGGCCTGTGAGCACCCCGACAAG gtgagaaaatataagaaaatggtcCTAGACCTGCTGGTGCATGGGTTGTATGATCCCATGAGTTCTGAAGTCATCCATGAGAGTATGAAGACTCTGACCATCATCCTGGGCAAGATCCAAGGGAAAGGTTTGGGCTCCTTCTTCATAGACATCACTCTGCAGACCAGGACTCTGTTAGATGAT GAGAATGACAGCCTGAGATACTCAGCCTTTGTCTTGTTTGGGCAattggctgcctttgctgggtgGAAATGGAAGAAATTTTTCACCAATCAAGTTAAGCAGACCGAAGTGACCCTCCTGATCCATTTACGGGATAGAAACCCCCAGGTTGCCAAG GCTTGCAAAACCACCTTTCGGGCCTGTTCTCCCTacctgagacagaggaaggaacacAGCTTCCAGGGTGAAGAGGATCAAAGGAACCCCAAGCTCTGCCGGCAGCTG AGCCACTACCATCCAGAGCTCCTGCAGTACTTCTACGCAAATAAGATTCTGTAA